The following coding sequences are from one Mus pahari chromosome X, PAHARI_EIJ_v1.1, whole genome shotgun sequence window:
- the LOC110314198 gene encoding rhox homeobox family member 1-like: MESKYFYFDLDYYGVSFYEEEIMTESQQRVAAAAPRCRFGRGVRDLHELGQDNHATFKYQPTYSSETRKETRPKEPAKAAVGAPRRSNNTQIKHKKLTSAQLCELEKAFQETQYPDAHQRKALADLIDVDECKVKGWFKNKRAKYRKKHKELLLSNATSGTLNNXSSQMNEDPKSSTSVPEEPXGXIMCQQHLGKPCWS; this comes from the exons ATGGAGAGCAAATACTTCTACTTCGACCTCGACTATTATGGGGTGAGCTTCTATGAGGAAGAAATAATGACTGAATCTCAGCAGAGGGTTGCGGCCGCAGCACCCCGTTGTCGCTTTGGAAGAGGTGTAAGAGACCTGCATGAGCTAGGTCAGGACAACCATGCGACCTTTAAATACCAGCCAACCTACAGCTctgaaacaagaaaggaaaccCGTCCCAAAGAGCCCGCGAAAGCAGCTGTTGGAGCACCTCGTCGCTCCAACAACACgcaaataaaacacaagaagCTCACCAGTGCCCAACTGTGTGAACTAGAGAAGGCTTTCCAAGAGACCCAGTATCCTGATGCACACCAAAG aAAAGCACTTGCAGACCTTATTGATGTGGACGAATGCAAGGTGAAG GGTTGGTTTAAAAATAAGAGAGCCAAATACAGGAAAAAACATAAGGAGTTACTACTCAGCAATGCTACATCTGGAACCTTGAACAACNTTTCGTCTCAGATGAATGAAGACCCCAAGAGTAGCACCTCTGTTCCTGAGGAGCCANNAGGGNTCATTATGTGCCAGCAGCATCTTGGNAAACCCTGCTGGTCATGA
- the LOC110313275 gene encoding rhox homeobox family member 1-like, which yields MARKYFYFDYDYYGVSFCEEEITTEPEERVAYTANSGSFADEVAGILKELLFEGHQSSIGEHSYQGCGMPNTQDTGQDEPEESSKVAETSEQSLFRIPRKPYKFTPGQLWELQAVFEETQYPDTHKRKELAELLNVDEQKIKDWFNNKRAKCRKIQREILRGKNITPTQEELRMKTLVESKKVIIFQEQVGDGLFWDH from the exons ATGGCCCGTAAGTACTTCTACTTCGACTACGACTACTATGGGGTGAGCTTCTGTGAGGAAGAAATCACGACTGAACCCGAGGAAAGGGTGGCCTACACAGCAAACAGTGGCAGCTTTGCCGATGAAGTAGCAGGCATCCTGAAAGAGCTGTTATTTGAGGGCCACCAGAGCTCTATAGGCGAACATAGCTACCAAGGCTGTGGCATGCCTAACACCCAGGACACTGGGCAAGACGAGCCAGAGGAGAGCAGTAAGGTGGCCGAGACCAGTGAGCAGTCATTATTCAGGATTCCTCGGAAACCATACAAATTCACACCTGGACAGCTGTGGGAACTGCAAGCAGTGTTCGAAGAAACTCAGTATCCAGATACCCACAAAAG AAAAGAGCTGGCAGAGCTCCTGAATGTGgatgaacagaaaataaag GATTGGTTCAACAATAAGAGAGCTAAATGTAGAAAGATTCAGAGGGAAATACTAAGGGGCAAGAACATCACTCCTACCCAGGAAGAACTTCGCATGAAGACTTTGGTGGAGTCCAAAAAAGTCATCATTTTCCAGGAGCAAGTGGGGGATGGGCTCTTCTGGGATCACTAG